ACGGCAACCATAACGGTTACCGCATCCCTGCATCTTCTATCGCTTATTACCTACGCCGACCCAGTCCCACCGATTTTGCAAGTCCGGAGCGTGCGGTCACAAAATTAGCAGCCCGCCAGATACGGGTCTTCTGTTTTGACGCCGGCTCAACTCTCACCAGCTCGAGCCGGCGTTCTCTCGTGCCGCTACTTCGAGGCGGTCCTACGAGGACGCGCAGCCTGCTGCCGCGACCGGCCAAGCCCGATGCTCTTGGCCAGTTCCGAGCGCTGCGCCGCGTAGTTTGCCGCCACCATCGGGTAATCCGGTGGCAGACTCCATTTCACGCGGTACTGCTGGGGCGTCAGGCCGCGCGTCGTCAGATGGCGCTTGAGTGACTTGTACGGCTTGCCGTCCTCCAGGCTGATGATGTGATCCGGCGTCACGGTCTTCTTGATCGGCACGGGAGGCGTGAGCTTCACCGGCTCCGGCTCGGCGGGTCTCCCGAGGGCGCCGAGGCTCTGGTAGACGCTCTGAATGAGGGCCGGCAGCTCGCTAGGCGGTACGCTGTTCTTCGACACGTAGGCCGAAACGATGTCGCTGACCAACTCGATGTGGCCAGCCGCAGTTTCTTCGCTCATTGAAGATCCTGATTTCGAAGGACAGCATACCTGAAGCGTGATCAAAGCTGCGTCAATACGTAAGCCGATCATCAGG
The sequence above is a segment of the Methylobacterium nodulans ORS 2060 genome. Coding sequences within it:
- a CDS encoding MucR family transcriptional regulator yields the protein MSEETAAGHIELVSDIVSAYVSKNSVPPSELPALIQSVYQSLGALGRPAEPEPVKLTPPVPIKKTVTPDHIISLEDGKPYKSLKRHLTTRGLTPQQYRVKWSLPPDYPMVAANYAAQRSELAKSIGLGRSRQQAARPRRTASK